In Humulus lupulus chromosome 6, drHumLupu1.1, whole genome shotgun sequence, a single genomic region encodes these proteins:
- the LOC133783265 gene encoding small ribosomal subunit protein uS10c: protein MAVSSVSATLIPSLSLSNSSPSSSCYKPKLSPFSLHFANCSAKLRTVKPSQSSTRVYAAPEVLEPPPETLDESGSETLEVGGSEIPSTSSISIGADADKAAPKQKIRIKLRSYWVPLIEDSCKQIMDAARNSNAKTVGPVPLPTKKRIYCVLKSPHVHKDARFHFEIRTHQRLIDILYPTAQTIDSLMQLDLPAGVDVEVKL from the exons ATGGCGGTTTCTTCAGTATCTGCAACCTTAAtcccttctctttctctctccaatTCTTCCCCATCGTCTTCTTGTTATAAGCCAAAGCTTTCTCCTTTCTCTTTGCACTTTGCAAATTGCTCCGCTAAGCTCAGAACTGTAAAACCTTCACAGTCCTCGACTAGGGTTTATGCTGCTCCTGAAGTGTTGGAGCCCCCTCCAGAAACTTTAGATGAGTCTGGCTCTGAGACCCTCGAG GTTGGAGGTTCTGAGATTCCCAGTACTTCGTCAATCAGCATTGGTGCTGATGCTGACAAg GCTGCGCCAAAGCAAAAAATTAGGATTAAACTTAGGTCTTATTGGGTGCCTTTGATAGAGGACTCTTGCAAGCAGATAATGGATGCTGCAAGAAATTCAAATGCAAAAACTGTGGGTCCTGTGCCCTTACCAACCAAAAAGCGGATCTACTGTGTTCTAAAATCCCCTCACGTTCACAAGGATGCAAGATTCCATTTTGAAATACGTACTCATCAGCGCCTCATTGATATTCTTTACCCAACTGCACAAACAATAGATTCTTTGATGCAACTTGATCTTCCTGCTGGGGTTGATGTCGAGGTCAAGCTATGA